From Neobacillus sp. PS2-9, the proteins below share one genomic window:
- a CDS encoding carbohydrate ABC transporter permease: MRDSRELKIYRKKEWNSKNLVVFLILLLGSFVLLTPLWWMISTSLKSTQEILQFPPSFFPKQFHFSNYIEAWKTGDFTRWSMNTLLIAVASTVGNVLINSFVAYGFAKVSFKGRNALFVLVLSTMIIPGFVTLIPQYILFSKLGWVNTYLPLIVPAFLGSAFNIFLIRQFMMTVPNEIIEAAFMDGASHFRIWWSIVMPLVKPALLTVGIFSFTGAWNDLLTPLLYLSDEKLYTLQLGLQTFKGSIQTQWNYLMAMSVMVLIPIILIFFLFQSYFIKGANLSAGMKE, encoded by the coding sequence ATGAGAGATTCAAGAGAATTAAAAATTTATCGTAAGAAGGAATGGAACAGTAAGAATTTGGTTGTATTCCTTATTCTACTATTAGGGAGCTTCGTACTATTGACACCACTTTGGTGGATGATTTCCACTTCCTTAAAATCAACACAGGAGATTTTGCAGTTTCCACCGTCTTTTTTCCCGAAGCAATTCCATTTTTCCAATTATATAGAGGCGTGGAAGACGGGAGATTTTACAAGATGGAGTATGAACACCTTACTAATTGCCGTTGCCAGCACGGTAGGGAACGTTTTAATCAACTCTTTTGTTGCTTACGGGTTTGCAAAGGTTAGTTTTAAAGGAAGGAACGCGCTTTTTGTTCTTGTTCTTTCGACCATGATTATACCTGGATTTGTGACCTTGATCCCACAATACATACTATTTTCAAAATTAGGATGGGTCAATACGTATCTACCGTTAATTGTACCTGCTTTTTTAGGAAGTGCTTTTAATATTTTTTTGATACGACAATTTATGATGACAGTACCGAATGAAATCATCGAAGCGGCATTCATGGATGGTGCAAGCCATTTCCGCATTTGGTGGTCCATTGTAATGCCGCTTGTTAAGCCAGCGTTACTAACAGTTGGGATTTTTTCTTTTACAGGAGCATGGAATGACCTTTTAACACCGTTATTGTATCTTAGCGATGAAAAGCTTTATACCCTGCAACTGGGTCTTCAAACTTTTAAAGGCAGTATTCAGACTCAATGGAATTATTTGATGGCCATGTCAGTCATGGTTCTGATTCCTATTATTCTTATTTTCTTTCTGTTCCAGAGCTACTTTATCAAAGGGGCTAATTTATCTGCCGGGATGAAGGAGTAA
- a CDS encoding sugar ABC transporter permease: MKQIDTTLPKIQFTEKASKAAILPTASQSKWKRNITGYVFIFPWLVGFVGLTAGPLLFALYASFTDYNITSKMNFIGLDNYKRMFTLDDMFWTSLWNTVYYVIFSVPLTTAGAIFAAVLMNQKIKGIKVFRTIFYLPAILSGVAVYFLWMQLLSPSTGLVNQFLHMFGIDGPNWLFDPKWTKPALILMKMWSVGGGMLLYLGRMQGISPSLYESAELEGANSFQKFFHITLPLITPIIFFDVITSTIGSFQIFQEAYVMTQNGTGGPANSMLFYNLHMWNNAFKSFDMGYASAMAWFLFIIIMVLTVLNLKAGKKWVYYEGGDGK, translated from the coding sequence ATGAAGCAAATCGATACCACATTACCAAAAATCCAATTTACCGAAAAGGCTTCCAAAGCGGCAATTCTCCCAACTGCTTCCCAATCAAAGTGGAAAAGGAACATTACGGGATATGTATTTATTTTTCCATGGCTGGTTGGCTTTGTCGGTTTAACAGCAGGGCCCTTGTTATTTGCTCTATATGCCAGCTTTACAGATTATAATATTACCTCCAAAATGAATTTTATCGGTCTGGATAATTACAAGAGGATGTTCACCTTAGATGATATGTTTTGGACTTCTCTGTGGAATACGGTCTATTATGTTATTTTTTCTGTTCCTTTAACTACAGCAGGGGCGATTTTTGCAGCAGTTTTAATGAATCAAAAAATTAAAGGAATAAAAGTTTTTCGGACCATTTTTTATCTTCCGGCTATACTATCGGGTGTAGCGGTCTACTTTTTATGGATGCAGCTGTTAAGCCCTTCAACGGGATTAGTTAACCAATTCTTACATATGTTTGGAATCGATGGACCTAACTGGCTTTTTGATCCAAAATGGACAAAACCCGCACTAATTTTAATGAAAATGTGGAGTGTGGGCGGCGGGATGTTATTATATCTTGGCAGAATGCAGGGGATCTCACCCTCCTTGTATGAATCTGCTGAATTAGAAGGGGCCAACAGTTTCCAAAAGTTTTTTCATATCACCCTTCCGTTAATAACGCCCATTATATTCTTTGATGTGATTACCAGTACGATTGGATCCTTTCAAATTTTCCAGGAAGCTTATGTGATGACCCAAAATGGCACGGGCGGTCCGGCCAATTCTATGCTCTTCTATAATCTTCACATGTGGAACAATGCGTTTAAGTCCTTTGATATGGGATATGCATCCGCCATGGCTTGGTTCCTATTTATCATCATCATGGTATTAACCGTACTGAATTTAAAAGCAGGAAAGAAGTGGGTTTACTATGAGGGGGGAGATGGGAAATGA
- a CDS encoding ABC transporter substrate-binding protein — protein sequence MKNRFSSLLLAGIFILSSILSGCASKTDTAEAKEKVVVNFWTFWGSETRRPVIEKIVNDFNQSQDRIIVKHTFIPWGDIWTKNLAAVAAGNPADVVINDINSVAQRAENNQAEDLSQYIKDDTFKKQFYPNLWNTVLYKGKPYAVPFTTDTRLLFYNKDAFKEAGLDPNKPPQTWKELEEYAQQLDKKQDGQFTRIGFYPLFGGFGAPSWLKNADNGNGYIENGKLKINTPNKVKALQWLADWQKKYGDKTIQNYQAEFSNGQANPFIAGKVAMFTDVATFFTQIRDSGTKMNFGVAPIPSFDKESKHWSDGGGFVAEVPKGAKHPKEAMEFIKYLTGEKAQKYWAEKNYDNVANIKGAEGALKGLTGDSKIVYQEAVNALPYTTMSPVPTHYPDYQNRINPLVESATQGKRSPLEALEKAAKDVGKMKK from the coding sequence ATGAAAAATAGGTTTAGTAGTTTGTTATTAGCAGGAATCTTCATTTTATCATCGATTCTATCAGGTTGTGCTAGTAAAACAGATACAGCCGAGGCAAAAGAGAAGGTGGTAGTAAACTTTTGGACCTTCTGGGGCTCAGAAACAAGAAGACCGGTTATTGAAAAAATCGTCAATGATTTTAATCAATCCCAAGATCGAATTATTGTAAAACATACATTTATCCCATGGGGAGATATTTGGACCAAAAATCTTGCCGCAGTAGCAGCAGGAAACCCTGCAGATGTGGTCATCAATGATATAAACAGTGTGGCACAGCGCGCAGAAAACAATCAAGCAGAAGATTTATCTCAGTACATAAAAGATGATACCTTCAAAAAACAATTTTACCCGAATTTATGGAACACCGTTTTATATAAAGGGAAGCCATACGCTGTTCCGTTCACCACGGATACTAGATTGCTTTTCTATAATAAGGATGCTTTCAAAGAGGCTGGATTAGATCCAAATAAACCTCCCCAAACGTGGAAAGAGCTAGAGGAATATGCCCAGCAGCTGGATAAAAAGCAAGATGGTCAATTCACTAGAATTGGATTTTATCCTTTGTTTGGCGGCTTTGGGGCACCAAGTTGGCTGAAAAATGCGGATAACGGAAATGGCTACATTGAAAATGGTAAGTTAAAAATTAATACCCCTAATAAGGTAAAGGCACTACAATGGCTGGCAGATTGGCAAAAGAAGTACGGCGATAAAACAATCCAAAATTACCAGGCCGAATTTAGTAATGGACAAGCCAATCCGTTTATCGCAGGAAAGGTTGCAATGTTTACGGATGTAGCAACATTCTTTACCCAGATCCGTGACTCAGGTACGAAGATGAATTTTGGTGTAGCTCCAATCCCATCTTTTGATAAGGAGAGTAAGCATTGGAGTGATGGAGGTGGATTTGTGGCGGAAGTTCCTAAAGGTGCCAAGCATCCGAAAGAAGCGATGGAATTTATTAAGTACTTGACAGGTGAAAAAGCACAAAAATATTGGGCTGAAAAGAATTATGATAACGTTGCTAATATCAAGGGAGCAGAAGGTGCATTGAAGGGGTTAACGGGTGATTCCAAAATCGTCTATCAAGAGGCAGTGAACGCTTTACCATACACAACGATGTCACCGGTTCCCACACATTATCCAGACTATCAAAACCGAATCAATCCTTTAGTGGAGTCTGCAACTCAAGGCAAACGTTCTCCTTTGGAAGCTTTAGAAAAGGCGGCAAAAGATGTGGGGAAAATGAAGAAATAA
- a CDS encoding DNA-3-methyladenine glycosylase produces the protein MEVNQLEDFSNNFIPLPDSFFEQPTLELAKALLGCILVKETNEGITAGYIVETEAYIGPDDRAAHSYNNKRTARTEVMFQRSGLAYTYLMHTHCLINVVSGGEEKPEAVLVRALEPLYGIEIMKIRRGLDDLNSLTNGPGKLTKSMGISMEDYGHRLTITPLYIAKGYSPESISAGKRIGIDNSGEARDYPWRFWVTNNKYVSRHQKSEYEFFRNTSS, from the coding sequence ATGGAGGTAAATCAATTGGAGGATTTTTCAAATAACTTTATTCCGTTACCTGATTCATTTTTTGAACAGCCTACTCTTGAATTGGCAAAGGCATTGCTAGGGTGCATTCTTGTAAAAGAAACGAATGAGGGTATTACGGCTGGATACATTGTGGAAACAGAAGCTTACATCGGTCCTGATGACAGGGCGGCACACAGTTATAACAACAAACGGACTGCAAGAACAGAGGTCATGTTTCAACGTTCCGGACTTGCCTATACTTATTTAATGCATACACATTGCCTCATTAATGTTGTCAGCGGAGGTGAAGAAAAACCTGAAGCCGTTTTGGTTCGGGCACTGGAGCCTCTGTACGGAATTGAGATTATGAAAATCCGAAGAGGACTTGACGATCTGAACAGTCTGACAAACGGCCCTGGAAAACTGACAAAATCAATGGGTATTTCAATGGAGGACTATGGGCACCGTCTAACGATTACCCCGTTATATATTGCCAAAGGCTACAGTCCAGAAAGCATTTCGGCTGGAAAAAGGATTGGAATTGACAACTCTGGTGAAGCCCGGGACTATCCATGGCGTTTTTGGGTTACTAATAATAAATATGTTTCAAGACATCAAAAGTCTGAATATGAATTTTTCCGAAACACCTCTTCTTGA